TTCAGATGGTAAAAATCAATGAAATCTTTTTCGCTGATCTGGCCTTTAAAAGGTGCATAATAATGCATTTTCTGTTCTTTTTCCTGCCAGCCGTGATTTCGCCACAATAAAACATATGAAATTTTATAATCGCCAATCGCTTTTAAAAGCGTTCCTGTCCACCATTTTGGATCTGGAACGGCTTCGTAACCTGCTTCGGCAAGAGCAATGGGTTTGTGTTTTTCAAGTCCAATTTCATTTAGGATTTTAAATTGTTTTTGCACTTCTTCAATAAATTTCTGACCGTCTTTATCATTATTATTTTGGTATGAATCAAAGCTCAGCATATCCACAAAATCATCACCGGGATAATTGGCTAGAAAATCTTCTTTAGAATTAAAACTGCTTGTGTTATAAATATAAATTAAATTATGAACGCCTTTTTGCTGCAGGTATTTAAAGGTAAATTTCCAAATTACTTTAAATTCTTCGGGAGTACAGTTTCCTTTTCCCCACCAAAACCAGCCTCCAGTTAATTCATGAAAAGGTCTGAAAACTATTGGAATTTGTTTTCCTTTTTTATCTTTTAAGGAAAGAAAAAAATCGGTGGCTTTGTCTAGCCATGAAAGGTATTTTTGATGGTTTTCTGCACCAGGTAAAATGGTTTTTACAGCATTTGGAGTGTTATCCCAAGCATTTTTTCCGGTTGCAGGATTATCAAAGTGCCAGCTTATGGTCGAAATTCCTCCTCGTTCATTGGCTTCAATAATATATTGTTTCATTTTGCCAAAAGGTACGCCGTCGATATTATTGCTGTCTCCTTTTTCTAAACCGGCAATATCCCATCCGTAAACGGCAGGATAATCGCCTACAACGTCTTTTATGTCACTTCTTCCGTTTTCGTATTTCCAGTTTACGCCATACGCAAGATCATCCTGATGTCCAAATAAGAATCCTTTTTGAGTAATACGGTTGAGTTTTTTGTATAACGAAACCGTTTCTAGTGTTGCTTTTTTATCTGAAAGTGACAAATTCGTATTACTTTTTATAGATTGAGCAGAACATGAAGTTCCTAGAAATGCGGTGATTAAAAACGTGTAAAAGTATTTCTTCATATTCGGAAATATTGGGCTTCAATGTACTTCTTTATGATTGCTTTTTGTGTTGCCAATCAGTTCTAAAGTTGGTTTTGGTTAGTTTGTAATTCAGTATTGTTTCTGGGATAAAATTATTAAAACTATAAAAAGATTAAGTATTAAAAATGATTAATGATTATTATTAATACAGTTTTTGTAAAGTTGATAATTCTATTTTTCAAAGATAATTGTATGTTTCTCGTGTAATTAATATTATTTTATCAATTATATATCATATTATTGCAGGACTAAACTAACTAAAACTAACTTTAATAATGGGCAACGATAAAAATTTTTATAGAGAGATCGCTCCTCTTTCTGCTGGAGACAGTTTTTTGGTGTTCGATCGAGTGAAAGACAGTTTTGATTTTCCGGTGCATTATCATCCTGAATTTGAGATCAATTTTATTTTGAACGGAAAAGGAGTCCGACGTGTTGTAGGAGATAATATTGAGGAAATAGATAATGTTGAACTCGTTTTGATTGGTCCTAATTTGTATCACGGCTGGGAATTAAATAAGTGTACCAATAAAAAGATACATGAAATTACTATTCAGTTTCATAATGATCTTTTTCATGAATCGCTGCTTGCCAGACGCATTATGAATCCAATTCGTGATATGTTTAACCGTTCTATTCACGGAATTTTATTCTCTAAAAAAACAGCAGAAGAATTAACACCAAGATTGGTAAGGCTTTCTAAATTAGATGGCATGGATTATTTTTTGGAAATCACATCCTTATTATATGATCTTGCTAATTCGAGAAACCAGCGTTTGCTTTCTACATATACAGTTGATTATGATAAGTTTGATGATTATGATAAAATGAAACTGGTGTATGAATATGTACAGAAGCATTTTGCCGATAAGATTACTTTAGAAGATGTGGCCAATGTGGCGAGCATGTCTATAATTTCTTTTAACCGATTTATAAAAAAGCGTACCGGAAAAACTTTTGTCAATTATATTAATGATATCCGAATAGGATATGCGGCAAGATGGCTGGTAGAAAAAGATATGAGTGTTTCTGAAGTAGCTTTTAAATCCGGATTCAATAATATTGCGAACTTCAATCGCAGCTTTAAAGCTATTAAAAATTGTACTCCGAGTCAGTATCGTGAGGATTTTTCTGGTTTAAAGCGTATTTTATAGTGATACTTTTTTTTCACTGAAGTATATTATTTTTAACGAAAACGTTTGATTTTTATGTTTTTGTTAACTTTTCTTTATAATTAGCGGTTGATTTTACTAATGTCATTGCGAATAATTTAATTTTTACCATAATTTTTTTTGATATGTGTTTTTTAAATGAGTTATAGTAAAAATATTATCATTAAATGATGGAATACTATCGATTTGATAATTTCTTCTGTTATAGATTTGTTAAATAATTTAGAAAATAAATCACGCCCTTTTATTACTAATTATGAAGAAACAAATTTAAACTAACCAAACACTTATTATGAAAAAACTAATGACTAACTTTATTCATTGGAACGCAAACCACAGTGCTGTTCCTTTGATTTTCTTCTTGTTACTGACCAGTAATTTTATTACCGCTCAGGTTAAGGTTTCGGGAACAGTCTCTGATGAAAAAGGATTATCGATTCCTGGTGCCAATATTTCGATTGCCGGCTCTAAAGTTTCTACTTCAACAGACTTTGACGGAAAATATTCGATCGATGTTCCTGCAAATGGGACTTTACTATATTCTTTTATCGGATTCAATACACAAAAAGTAGCTGTTGATGGTAGAAAGACTATAAATGTAATTTTAAAATCGGCTGCTGAAGATCTTAAAGATGTAGTGGTAATTGGTTACGGTACTCAAAAGAGAAAAGATGTAAACAGTGCTATTTCGAGCATTAGTTCAAAAGATATCGAAAACTTAAAAGTAGTTTCTTTTGATCAGATGATGCAGGGTAAAGCGGCTGGGGTAGTCGTAAATAGTAACTCTGGCGAACCGGGAAGTAACGTTTCGGTGAGAATTAGAGGGGTTTCGTCTTTAACAGGAACAAACGAACCTTTATATGTAATTGACGGCGTGCCAATGTCGGGAGACGCGAGAAACTCATCTACATCTGGAAGAAATGCTCAGGGAAATTCGAACTTCTCTAACAATGGTAATATTACACAAAGTCCGCTGGCACTTTTAAATCCAAGTGATATCGAATCGATTGATATTTTAAAAGATGCTTCTGCAACAGCTATTTACGGTTCTCGTGGAGCAAACGGGGTTGTAATTGTTACGACAAAATCAGGTAAAAAAGGAACTGGAAAATTGTCTTTTGAGAATTCGTATACGATTAGTAATCTTCCTAAAAAGCTTCATTCTATGAATCTTCAGGAATATGCTAGACATCAAAATGCATTGTCATCAGTTTATGATCCAACTTCTTACAGACCCGAATTTGCACATCCAGAACTTTTAGGAAAAGGTACTGACTGGCAGGATGCAATTTATGAAACGGGAGTGATGAGTTCAAATCAGTTATCATTTTCTGGAGGGAAAGAAGGAATTAATTACTATATCTCTGGAGGTGTTTTAAATCAGGAAGGTATTGTGATTGAATCTGGTTTTAAAAGATACAACTTTAGAACTAATATTGATGCTAAAGTAAACAGCTTTATTAAAGTTGGTGTAAACGTAAGCGGTGCTATAACTGATGAAAAACTAACACTTAACGGACAGTTTAACGGAGTGGTAGCGACTTCATTATTGGCAACTCCAGATGTGGCAGTTAGAGAATTATCAGGTGCTTTTGCAGGTCCTCCTGCGGGTGGGGCAACATCGTTTGTAAATCCAGTTGCAACTTCTTTATTAGGTTCCAATACTTTAGTGAGAAAAAACTATTCAGGGAATTTTTATACTCAAGTTGATATTGCTAAAGGGTTAGAATATCGTTTTGAAGCAGGTGGCTATATTTATGATAACTTAGGCCAGCGATTTGATCCAATGTATTCTTTAGGAAATGCAGTAAAAAGTTTTGCCAACTTGTATTATAATCCTTCTTCAGGAAATTCATGGAACTTAAAAAACATGCTTACCTATAGAAAAACAATTAATAAACACAATTTTACAGTTTTAGCAGTTCAAGAATCGAATAGAGCGCACTGGGAAGGATATACGATTACAGGGTATGGTTATAAAGATAATAACGATAAATCGTTAGCCGCTTCAGACTTATCAAAAGCCGTTACAAGCGGAGTTTATTCTGGTACTCAAACGCTGGCTTCTTATTTAGGAAGGGTAGTTTACGATTATGGCGACAGATACGGACTTACAGCTGCGGTTAGAACTGACGGATCTTCAAAATTCTTTGTGGGTAATAAATGGGGTGTTTTCAGCTCTGCAAGTGGTTCATGGAAACTTTCAAACGAAGCTTTCATGGAAGGAACTAAAAAATATGTTGACAATATTAAATTAAGAGCAGGTTGGGGACAGACAGGAAACAACCAAATTGGAAACAATTTATATGATTCTAACCTTCACTTAATTAACAGTACAATGGGAACTTCTTATCTTCCATCAAATACGGCTAATAAAGATTTGAAATGGGAGACTCAAGAACAGACGAATTTAGGATTAGATTTTACTTTATTTAATTCTTCACTTTCTGCCACTGTTGATGTGTATAAAAAAGTGTCTAAAAACTTCTTGTATCAAGTGCCTCTTCCAAACTTCCTTTCAGGCGGTGGAGATTACGAAGGAGGAGTTAATCCTCCATACTTTAACTTAGGAAGTATGCAGAACAAAGGTCTTGAGGTTACACTTACCTATAACAAGCAGTTTACTCCAAACTTTTCATGGAATGCCAGTGCCAACTTTACTAAATATGTAAATGAGGTTACAAATATGGCGGGATTAAACATTGTAAAAACAATGGGAACACTAGCTTATAATACTGTAACGGTTTCTAGAACTCAGGAAGGTCTTCCAATTGGTTCATTTATAGGGTATGAGGCGACAGGGATTTACAGAACCGATCAGGATTTATTGACTTACGGACACGATAATGGTTCTGGAACAAAAGTAGTTTTGAAAAACGGTACCAACTCATTATTGCCTGAATTCCAAAAAGGAGATGTAATTTATAAAGATCAGAATAATGATGGTATTATTGATACTAAAGATTTAGTGACAATTGGAAATCCAAATCCAAAATTTACATACGGTTTTACGAATAACTTCAAATACAAAAATGTTGATTTGTCTATTTTTCTTCAGGGAACTGCTGGAAATAAGCTGATGAATTTAACTCGTATGTCGGGTACATTAAACAGTAATTTAGGAACTAACTATTTAACAGAAGCGGCAGATTTTTATTCAGCGACAAATACTGATGCTGCTTTGCCAAGACCATCTGCTTACAATGATATTAATAATGCAGTTTCTTCAAGATTTATTGAAGACGGATCTTATTTAAGAATTCAGAATGTGACTTTAGGATATTCACTTCCTTCAGATATAATTTCAAAAATTAAACTCACAAGATTAAGAATTTATGCTTCTGGTCAAAATCTATACACTTTTACAAAGTATAAAGGATATGATCCTGAAGTAGGTTCATACAATCAGGATGCTTTATTATCTGGTGTAGATAACGGACGTTACCCAGTGCCAAGACAGATTTCTTTTGGTTTTAATGTTGAATTTTAATACGAAATAATATGAAAAATATAATAAAAAGAAGCGGTGCTGTTGCTTTAACCATAATTACGTTAATGTCTTCTTCTTGCTCTCAGGACTTTTTAGATGTACCTGCAGAAGGAGTGCCAACAATAGGAAATTATTACGATTCTGATGTAAAACTAGATAATGCCAGTAACGGACTTTACGGTATTGTATGGTTTAATATGAATAAAGAAGGATTTTATGGTATTACCGATGTTATTTCGGGAAATATGTATGCAGGTCCTTATAATGAGTTTGGAAAATTTACAGATTTGAGTTTTACCAGCAGCCAGTCTTTTATTGGTGATTCTTGGAGATCATGTTTTGGAGCAGTTGCCAATTGTAATTCATATATTAATACATTACCGCAAAGTGTTGGCCCAAACGTTTCAAAAGAAGCTTTGAACAATGCAATGGGAGAAATGCATTTTATTAGAGCTTTTGCTTATTTCTTCTTAGTAAGATTATGGGGAAATGTGCCCATTATCGAAAACAATGCTGATTATTCTAAAAACTTCGTGATTCCAAGTAATCCAGTTGAAGACGTTTATAAATTTATTGAAAACGATTTGAAATTCGCTATCGATAATTTAAGATCAAAAAACAGAGGTTCTGATTACGCGGCAAATGCACACGTATCCAGCGGATCTGCAAAAGCACTTTTGGCAAAAGTATATTTGTATCAAAAGAAATACGATCTGGCCAAAACAATGGCTCAGGAAGTAATCAACAGCGGAGAATTTAAATTATTAGGAGGAGACGAACTGCCAACAAAATCATTTGCTGATTTATGGCTTCAGAAAAATAATAACAACGAAGAATCTATATTTTCATGGCAATGGACAGGAGCGGGAACGTATTTCGAAGGAAACTTCTCTAATACATTATTTGCACCAGAAAACAGATTGGTGGAAACTTCTTATTCAGGTCAAATTGCACCTTCGCAAGATTTAATTCATAATGTTTATGAGCCGGGAGATAAAAGAAGAGCAGAAACATTTATGCTGCCTGGAGATTATTATCCAAACTTGACTTATGCACAGACACTGGCAGTAGATTCGCCAAAACTTTTAGGGTATACTTTTGAAGAAGAAAATGAAGCGCAGAATTCAGGAGCTGGTTTGAAAAAATACGTTATCGGAAAAGAAAATTTACCACTTACAGGACCATTCAATGCACCATTTAATGGAGAAAGCAGTATGAATAGCTACATGATGCGTTATGCTGACCTGCTTTTAATTCATGCCGAAGCTATATTAGGTTCGCAATCAGGAAGTACTTCAGATCCAGCTGCTTTAAAATCGTTTAACGCAGTTCGCAAAAGAGCTGGTCTGCCCATTAAAGCTTCTATTTCGTTTGATGATATTTTCAAAGAAAGACGTGCCGAATTAGCCTGCGAAGGTGACTATTATTTTGATCTTGGACGTTTGCCATTTGCGAAAGCAAAAGCAATTTTAGAAGCACAAAACAGAGGAGATAAAGTAACGCCAAAACACATTACCATTTCGGCATCAAATCTTTTACTTCCTTATCCTGCAGATGATTTAATTAAAAATCCAAAATTAACAGAAGTAGCACCGTATACTTTTAAATAATTTTTAAAAATAATAGTATGAAAAATATAAAAATTGTTTCGTTAACAATAAGTATGGCGTTGATGCTTTTTCTGACGCTTTTTACTTCATGTTCCAGTGATGACAGTGCTGAAGTATATACGGGTGCTCCTGTAATAGAGTCTGTGATGCCTTCAGGATATAATGCAGATGGAAGTCTTAAACCATTAACTCCTGTAACCTTAGTAGATCCAAAAAACTATTATGTCATTCATGGAAAAGGTTTACTTACTACAAAAAAAGTATACTTTAATGACTACGATACCTATTTTAGACCAACATTTGTAACAGATACTGATATCATTATATTAGTCGATGAAAATACGCCTTACGCGAATGCTTCTAATCAGTTAAAAGTAGTTACAGATAGAGGAACGGTGGTATATAATTTGACTGTTGCGCCTCCAGTGCCTACATTTAGCGGTTTTAATTCTATAAATTGTTCAGAAGGAGATCAGGTAATAATTAAAGGTAAATACTTCTTAGATCCTGTAGTTACTTTGGCAGAAACACCAACACAACCTGCGGTTCCGGTTACGATAGTATCTTCAACTTTAGAGCAGATCGTGGTGAAAATCCCAGCAAATGCTAATCACAGATATCTTTCTGTAGCTAATATCTCCGGAACAGCAACTTCAAAAGAAGCCATAGGAACAGCATTGTACGATGATGTATTATATGGTGTACAATGGGGAGGTCCGTGGGCAGGAAAAGGTGTTAATTTTGATTTTGGCGGAGATTCTTATCAAGGCCAAAAATCTTGGCAGTGGGAATTCGGTCAATGGGATGGCGGAAATTGGGGCTTCAATGTTGATTTAACTCCATACAAAGCATTGCGTATTGCTATTAAAGGTTCAAAAACGGGTAGAGTTAATTTTAGTGTAAATGGCGGCGTAAATTATGTTTTGCCAGTTACAACTTCGTGGGTGTATATGGAAATTCCTTTTAGTGATTTAGGAAATCCAACCAGTCTTACTATGCTTACGTTTCAAGAATCAAATAATGATGGTGGTAATACCGTATTATTCGACGATATAGGATTTGTATTAAAATAAGAGATTTTCTTTTTGAGTTAGTTTGTGTGATATTCCCTAATTAAAAAATTAGGGAATATCTTTTTATAATAGCTTTAAATAATATTAAAATGAAAAAAATAGTTTTAGGATTGACTTTACTGGCTTCGGTTTTAGGTTTTGGTCAGGGAAATACACATACACAATCAGCAGGAAAATTTGAAGGTCTGGCCATGACACCGCCAATGGGCTGGAATTCATGGAACACTTTTGCTACTAATATTGATGAAAAACTGGTAAAAGAAACCGCCGATATTATGGTGTCATCAGGATTAGCTGCGGCAGGTTATACGTATATTGTATTAGACGATGGCTGGATGACCAGAGAACGTGACGCAAACGGAGATTTAGTTCCTGATCCAGTTAAATTTCCAAACGGAATGAAATCACTTATTGATTATGTTCATGGCAAAGGTTTAAAATTTGGTTTGTATAATTGCGCCGGAACCAAAACCTGTGCCGGCTATCCTGGAACACGCGGATACGAATATCAAGATGCACGTTTTTATGCAAAATTAGGCGTCGATTTTTTGAAATATGATTGGTGTAATACCGAAGGGATTACCGCTAAAGAAGCATATACAACTATGAGTAATGCGTTAAAAACTGCAGGAAGACCAATTGTTTTCAGTCTTTGCGAGTGGGGCGACAATCAGCCATGGGAATGGGGGAAACCAGTTGGAAATCTTTGGAGAATTTCAGGAGATATTTATCCTTGTTTTGACTGCGAATTCAAACATCCAGAAAATTGGTCATCATGGGGATTTATGAAAATAGCCGAAATGAGAAAAGACATTCGTAAATATTCTGGTCCCGATCATTGGAATGATTTTGATATGATGGAAGTAGGAAACGAAATGAATCATACCGAAGATAAATCGCATTTTGCAATGTGGTGTATGTTATCGTCTCCATTATTTACGGGAAATGATTACCGAAAAATGAACAAAGAGACATTGGCTCTTTTGACCAATAAAGAATTAATAGCTATTAATCAGGATAAATTAGGAATTCAAGGATTTAAATATTTGGCAGAAGACGGATTGGAAGTTTGGGTTAAACCCTTATCAGATGGAAACTGGGCTGTGACATTTTTAAATAGAAGCGAAGTTGCTAAAAAAGTTAATTTTGACTGGAAGAAAAATACATTCAAAGATGCTGATTTTGGCTATGAAGCGGACTTTAATAAAGTAACTTTCAAACTAAAAAATCTTTGGACTCATAAAGAAGCCGGAACCACCAAAAAGAACTTTACAGCAGATTTGGCTTCTCACGATTGCATAACATTGAAATTATCTCTTTAAAATAAAAACAAGATGAGGTTCAAAACAATAATACTATATATAGGTGTATTACTGATGTTTTCTATTTCGAATGCACAATTTGTAAAGAAACATGGTTTTTTAAGTGTTCAAGGCACTCAATTAACAGATCAGAATAATCAGCCAATTGTTTTAAGAGGAATGAGTTTTGGCTGGCATAGTATGTGGCCGAGATTTTACAATGAAAAAGCCGTAAGCTGGCTAAAGAAGGATTTTAATTGCAATGTTGTTCGTGCCGCTATGGGAATTGAATTAGGCGAGCATTCTTATAGTAAAGATCCGCAATTTTCAAAAGAAAAAATCGAAGCGGTTATAAAAGGAGCCATACAATCAGATATATATGTTATTGTTGATTGGCACAGTCATAACATCAACCTGAACGAAGCAAAAGAATTCTTCGCTGAAATCTCAAAAAAATATGCCAAATATCCCAACATTATATATGAGGTATTTAACGAACCGGATTATGAAACTTGGCAGGAAGCTAAGGATTATGCCGAAGAGATAATTAAGGTAATTAGAGAAAACGATCCTAAGAATATTATTTTGGTAGGATGTCCGCATTGGGATCAGGATATTGATCTTCCAGCGGCGGATCCAATTTTAGGTTATACTAATATAATGTATACTATGCATTTTTATGCCGCAACCCATGGCAAAAAGTTAAGAGACAGAACCGATGCGGCCATAAAAAGCGGTCTGCCAGTATTTATATCGGAATCTGCCGGAATGGAAGCTTCTGGAGACGGACCTTTAAATATAAAAGCATGGCAGGAATATATAGATTGGATGGAAAGTAATAAACTGAGCTGGATAACTTGGTCGGTTTCAGATAAAGACGAAACCTGTTCTATTTTAAAGAAATCGGCAAAATCTGAAGGAAAATGGAAAGAAGAAGATTTAAAAGAATCGGGAATCAAAGTTCGAGAGTTTTTAAGAAAATATAATAAGGAATAAAATTTAAGCGGTAAACCATAAAGCCTGTTCAAAATTGAGCAGGCTTTTTTTATGTTTTAAAGGAGAAAATAATACTGCTGAAAGTCTTTTTGATTATAGGTTTGCCGTATATATTTTTGTAAGAATTTTAACGTGGTGTTACTGGTGGATTTTTATACTTTTAATTTGATTCTGTATTTGAATACATTTTTTATGTTTTGATTAATACCCTATTTTTTAATGGGGTAGTTTTATTTTTAAGTGATTTTTTAGGTTTTTTTAGTGTTTTTTATGTCTTTGAATTTTGTTTTACCCTTATTTTTTGGTTGTTTTTACTGAAATTGTGTTATTGAATTTTCAAAAACAAAACGCTGTAAATGTCAAATATTGATTATTGGCTCTTTAATTTTTGTAATCCATAATTCTTTAGCGAAATCGTCAAAAAAGTACTTTTCAATGATTCTACTCATGCAAAAGTTAATAAATTCGCTAATGAAAATATGAGGTTTTAGAGCACAGATTCAAGACTTCCAGAAAATGACTTATACTATGAAATAGATATATAAAGGATTAACTAACCAAAATCAATTTAATAACTAAAACCAATTAACACATGAAAAAAGTATTTTACATTTTAGCTGCGACGTTAACAAGTTCATTTGCTTTTGCTCAAGATGAAGAATCACCAACTTCACCAGCAACAACTTGGGGCGGATCTGCTGATGCTTATTACAAATATGATTTTTCTAAACAAATGAATGGACTAACGAGCTTTACCAACTCACAGGATTCATTTGAATTAGGAATGGCTTCGATCGAAGCAGGTCATAGTTTTGGAAAAGGATCTGTTTTCGTAGACTTAGGTTTCGGAAAGAGAGCAGGAGAATTTTCATATAATGAGACAACAGATAAAGATATAAATGCTAAATTCTTAATTAAACAATTATTTTTCACGTATCAAATTACAGACGAATTCAAAGTAGTTGCGGGTAGTTTTGGTACACATATCGGATATGAAGTATTAGACGCTGTTGATAATAAAAACTACAGTATGTCATATGCTTTCTCTTACGGTCCGTTCTTTAATACAGGGGTTAAAGCACAGTATACTTCAGGAAAATTTACAGCGATGTTTGGTGTAACCAACCCAACAGACTTTAAATCAGCGATGGATGCAGGATCAACTCAAAAAACATATATTGGACAGATTGGATATATAGGAGAAACAGGGAGTGCTTATTTGAACTTTACATCAGGAAGCAGCAATCCAGCTTCTGATGAAAACAAAACACAGTTTGATTTCGTAGCTTCTAAAACTATTACTGATGCATTTGCTTTAGGGTTTAACGGAACTTACGCAAAAACTAAAAATGATTTTGACAGCACTTTAGATGGTGAATGGTTCTCATTAGTAGGATATGCTAATTACTCATTCAGCCCATCATTGCTTTTAGCTTACAGAATGGAATATTTTGATGCTAAAGATGCAGCTCCAAGTTTAGGAACCCTAACAGGATCTAGCGTATTTGCTAACACAATTTCATTAAACTATAAAGTTGGAAAACTTACAATAATCCCAGAGTTTAGATACGATGCTGCTTCTGAAGATATCTTCTTAGATAAAGACGCTGCACCAACAGGAGGATCATTCTTCGGATTAATTGCTACAACATACTCATTCTAGAGATAAAGATTGATATTTTTTTTTTTTTTTTTGGAGCTGTCGAAACATACTAATGTTTTGGCAGCTTTTTTATTTTGGAAGGGGGTTAAGTTGTGGGTTATTAGTTATGAGTTGTGGGTTATGAGTTATAAGTTATGAGTTATAAGTTATGAGTTATTAGTTATGAGTTGTGGGTTATGAGTTATAAGTTATGAGTTATGGGTTTGAGTTGTGGGTTTGAGTTGTGGGTTTGAGTTGTGGGTTTTTAAGTTGAGGATTTAATAAAAACGTTATTCATTTATCTCCTTGATTTGCTTTTATGAAAGATGTTTTATTTCGAAGGAATGTATGTGTACTTGCATAAATAATTTGATTGGGATTTAGGTGCTTCTGTAGAATAGTCTGATTTAATGGAAATATAAGCAACAAAAAAAAAGCGCATTCTATTGAATAAGAATGCGCTTTTCGTTTTATTATTTAATGCCTATTGAATCTGCTTTTTATAAATTGAATAGATCGTGTCAATTGTTTTTCGATCTAGAGTTGGGGTAGCATCAGTTTGAATATAGTGTAATTTAAAAGCTTGAATTGCTGCCGAAAGATTCTTAGTGTTATAACCAATAATTCGTAAAGCAGGTTCGATTTTAAAATCAAATGGAGCTTCTTCTAAAACAGCATCTGGCCAAATTCCAAAACCTTTTTCAGCAAGTGTTTTCCACGGAAATAAAGCACTTGGATCTTGTTTTCTTCCTGGTGCAATATCGGCATGACCTAAAAAGTTTTGAGTCGGGATGTTGTAGTCTTTTTTCAATTTTGTCAAAAGCGCTACTAAACTGCTGATTTGTGCTTCTGTAAAGGGTTTAAAACCATTATTGTCAAGTTCGATTCCAATGGAAGATGAATTTAAATCAGTATTTTTTCCCCAGGAAGAATTTCCGGCATGCCAAGCTCTTAAATAATCATTCAGCATTTGAACCACTTTTCCATTTTCCGAAATAATGTAATGAGAGCTTACCTGTGTTCTTGTTTTGGTAAACGTATTAATAGTCTGCTGAAGAGAATCCTGAGCAGTATGGTGAATAATTACAAAACTCGGTTTTCTTAAATTAAAATTTACAGTGCCAATCCACTCAGTGCTGATTCCGTTTAATAAAGAAGTCGATCCTGTTTTTGATAATGTATCTTTTACAATGCCAAGCTGAGATGCATATGTAGTATCAATAATAACAGGGCTTACAGACGGAATTGTTTGTGCTTGTTTACTTGTAATTTGGTTTTCCAGCGTTTTAAGCTGCTGGTCGTACGCTTTTTCAGTAGTCTTGTATGGATTTGTTGAGCAAGAAGTAATTATAATTGCTAAAATCA
This is a stretch of genomic DNA from Flavobacterium endoglycinae. It encodes these proteins:
- a CDS encoding RagB/SusD family nutrient uptake outer membrane protein, which encodes MKNIIKRSGAVALTIITLMSSSCSQDFLDVPAEGVPTIGNYYDSDVKLDNASNGLYGIVWFNMNKEGFYGITDVISGNMYAGPYNEFGKFTDLSFTSSQSFIGDSWRSCFGAVANCNSYINTLPQSVGPNVSKEALNNAMGEMHFIRAFAYFFLVRLWGNVPIIENNADYSKNFVIPSNPVEDVYKFIENDLKFAIDNLRSKNRGSDYAANAHVSSGSAKALLAKVYLYQKKYDLAKTMAQEVINSGEFKLLGGDELPTKSFADLWLQKNNNNEESIFSWQWTGAGTYFEGNFSNTLFAPENRLVETSYSGQIAPSQDLIHNVYEPGDKRRAETFMLPGDYYPNLTYAQTLAVDSPKLLGYTFEEENEAQNSGAGLKKYVIGKENLPLTGPFNAPFNGESSMNSYMMRYADLLLIHAEAILGSQSGSTSDPAALKSFNAVRKRAGLPIKASISFDDIFKERRAELACEGDYYFDLGRLPFAKAKAILEAQNRGDKVTPKHITISASNLLLPYPADDLIKNPKLTEVAPYTFK
- a CDS encoding glycoside hydrolase family 27 protein, encoding MKKIVLGLTLLASVLGFGQGNTHTQSAGKFEGLAMTPPMGWNSWNTFATNIDEKLVKETADIMVSSGLAAAGYTYIVLDDGWMTRERDANGDLVPDPVKFPNGMKSLIDYVHGKGLKFGLYNCAGTKTCAGYPGTRGYEYQDARFYAKLGVDFLKYDWCNTEGITAKEAYTTMSNALKTAGRPIVFSLCEWGDNQPWEWGKPVGNLWRISGDIYPCFDCEFKHPENWSSWGFMKIAEMRKDIRKYSGPDHWNDFDMMEVGNEMNHTEDKSHFAMWCMLSSPLFTGNDYRKMNKETLALLTNKELIAINQDKLGIQGFKYLAEDGLEVWVKPLSDGNWAVTFLNRSEVAKKVNFDWKKNTFKDADFGYEADFNKVTFKLKNLWTHKEAGTTKKNFTADLASHDCITLKLSL
- a CDS encoding glycoside hydrolase family 5 protein; amino-acid sequence: MRFKTIILYIGVLLMFSISNAQFVKKHGFLSVQGTQLTDQNNQPIVLRGMSFGWHSMWPRFYNEKAVSWLKKDFNCNVVRAAMGIELGEHSYSKDPQFSKEKIEAVIKGAIQSDIYVIVDWHSHNINLNEAKEFFAEISKKYAKYPNIIYEVFNEPDYETWQEAKDYAEEIIKVIRENDPKNIILVGCPHWDQDIDLPAADPILGYTNIMYTMHFYAATHGKKLRDRTDAAIKSGLPVFISESAGMEASGDGPLNIKAWQEYIDWMESNKLSWITWSVSDKDETCSILKKSAKSEGKWKEEDLKESGIKVREFLRKYNKE
- a CDS encoding outer membrane beta-barrel protein, with the translated sequence MKKVFYILAATLTSSFAFAQDEESPTSPATTWGGSADAYYKYDFSKQMNGLTSFTNSQDSFELGMASIEAGHSFGKGSVFVDLGFGKRAGEFSYNETTDKDINAKFLIKQLFFTYQITDEFKVVAGSFGTHIGYEVLDAVDNKNYSMSYAFSYGPFFNTGVKAQYTSGKFTAMFGVTNPTDFKSAMDAGSTQKTYIGQIGYIGETGSAYLNFTSGSSNPASDENKTQFDFVASKTITDAFALGFNGTYAKTKNDFDSTLDGEWFSLVGYANYSFSPSLLLAYRMEYFDAKDAAPSLGTLTGSSVFANTISLNYKVGKLTIIPEFRYDAASEDIFLDKDAAPTGGSFFGLIATTYSF
- a CDS encoding N-acetylmuramoyl-L-alanine amidase: MTKKHFCCLILAIIITSCSTNPYKTTEKAYDQQLKTLENQITSKQAQTIPSVSPVIIDTTYASQLGIVKDTLSKTGSTSLLNGISTEWIGTVNFNLRKPSFVIIHHTAQDSLQQTINTFTKTRTQVSSHYIISENGKVVQMLNDYLRAWHAGNSSWGKNTDLNSSSIGIELDNNGFKPFTEAQISSLVALLTKLKKDYNIPTQNFLGHADIAPGRKQDPSALFPWKTLAEKGFGIWPDAVLEEAPFDFKIEPALRIIGYNTKNLSAAIQAFKLHYIQTDATPTLDRKTIDTIYSIYKKQIQ